The following are encoded in a window of Corythoichthys intestinalis isolate RoL2023-P3 chromosome 8, ASM3026506v1, whole genome shotgun sequence genomic DNA:
- the pla2g12a gene encoding group XIIA secretory phospholipase A2, with protein sequence MLTKSHVVFVMVVCVASVSSCGQKAETPDWRMTLKTIRNGIHKIDTYLNAALELFGGDDGLCRYKCSDGYKPAPRPGYKPPPPNGCGTPLFGFQFDVGIPSMTKCCNQHDRCYDTCGREKQDCDEQFQDCLETICMNVQRTLGLAHSVQACESAVTLLFDAVMHLGCKPYLDSQRESCVCQFEVKKEL encoded by the exons ATGTTAACGAAAAGCCATGTTGTTTTCGTCATGGTCGTGTGTGTGGCGTCCGTGTCTAGTTGTGGACAGAAAGCGGAGACCCCCGACTGGCGAATGACGCTTAAAACCATTCGCAATGGCATTCATAAAATCGATACCTATCTCAACGCGGCTCTCGAGTTGTTCGGCGGCGACGACGGCTTGTGTCGTTACAAGTGCAGTGACG GTTACAAGCCAGCGCCCCGTCCTGGATATAAGCCACCGCCGCCCAATGGATGCGGGACGCCACTCTTTGGATTCCAG TTTGACGTCGGCATTCCGTCCATGACCAAATGCTGCAACCAGCACGACCGCTGCTACGACACATGCGGCCGTGAAAAGCAAGACTGTGATGAACAATTCCAGGACTGTCTGGAGACTATCTGCATGAACGTGCAACGGACCCTGGGATTGGCTCACAGTGTCCAAG cGTGCGAGTCTGCAGTGACGCTCCTATTCGACGCCGTGATGCACTTGGGATGCAAACCCTACTTGGACAGCCAACGGGAATCGTGCGTGTGTCAGTTCGAGGTGAAGAAGGAGTTGTGA